A single Apostichopus japonicus isolate 1M-3 chromosome 11, ASM3797524v1, whole genome shotgun sequence DNA region contains:
- the LOC139975747 gene encoding uncharacterized protein isoform X2: MRFVKTAPGKDLHNLHPVQHKKKIYYKVIKTIAIGTELLCWYEGATEPSDENISEESDLLPMPILEKMDFSENAAYKAPKRVPPPLEVHPDNLPEGLEPPLISPAYPVCHEGDALTGDRDFTTRISKPAEPLLTETDSQPSDSVAEIQEPDVTSTGGDVVLEESLDKSSQKNETESVTSSQTQKTEEVLKANDYKKVRKKKHSGNKKGRTKHSLPPKGAIKGKKVRDDTEMITDLYLIGPESVMKLANGEDRYKCQKCDKLCKYPVGLKIHLRTYHHYINVLIRGIAKKPWARGIALKREKDRRQEENPLNDTKDGSWKSVDCSLVQSALEKLKDIHDDAEKAVLERVISEESLGGSRMPEESLSVFGESFRCDRSKVEGLQSCDGRLNEMPETVQTDSSVVAADATECGTERETVSVRLKDENATLGLKTESEINTPIEHFGHVGTNVCDDKKVELLLSTTLDDSRTEKVANTTPQKKNALQVKQQKSPGGIFPKKFLCDLCHQAFAYKVWRDRHLRMHSESSSGHGCDVCSLKFFSKKDLIIHLKSEHGINHKSSSAKKEKLPKKVGGKKEKGKDKFDNSLGPTSLLRTVGDKGKGSMKLEKLVQSLQKIQNKEQSDKDGIRALQKKKKRGRTCLTKGYLCRLCGSAFSNPSNRSRHMRVQHGLSARKRAVESRMKEKRQDIVMLEDDALNKKGEGKRPVEISDISEQRPIPSVVKRKHSSSSANAKSSASHPLKESPSSKKASPLKGFCPADYGFWNKVPKTKVKENKVIAHQRNRSKRKSLFPFDPMEYQEFPRTPDISCPWNKASEPAPFVPKQKDVPPIRLHLLQLEENKLAAVHHAYNVDTDAMDLRVKGTKLSKSSVQYFQPLDLTHPPPAEVPQDEGCDANPYIHNLLSDSKDPLENLPMQSATQWKRTKAVRPRVKITSKMSSKKSLKNTPFINPVQWHFTCNICNLNFVSIRELSQHVVAHAEDFPYKCEFCMHVFTSSDELWDHKESKHSVKKMYVCSLCKQEFAYFSNLEKHQRESHTGVECTFNENLCNDVRPQNFTDPTKAFNLRACPLQVTPRVSFLREEISKLSPLKLRNSAQAKDKLVILPKKATPEKGMLFNPQRNHPFEQRRKIGFLSMLSDPRNQKQLGSKVNNVCTKCLLEFKDTSAFHVHIMECANIKEDASNSANGNDERESSLVQKKISKEHRRIPKTVILNLKNATMLKRKGRKRARPGSIIYDPQKYARVKSTSAFDDIHACAGCGKKFYFINKLERHMKMCPNREKIVNANKTNVALALRKRPRLNTMQHKCTNCDKHFTYLGSLEKHLLMCTSYNAVPLTASPPTDTLSSSGNADYATNHESLPKPLSLVDVVTQADSGQSSTARQQRKRVAPYWRLAENSL, translated from the exons ATGCGATTTGTGAAAACTGCACCAGGGAAGGATCTCCACAACTTACACCCGGTCCAGCATAAGAAAAAAATTTACTACAAAGTAATCAAA ACTATTGCCATTGGAACAGAACTGTTGTGCTGGTATGAAGGAGCAACAGAGCCCAGTGATGAGAACATTTCTGAAG AATCTGATTTGCTCCCAATGCCGATTTTAGAGAAGATGGATTTCTCGGAGAACGCTGCTTACAAGGCTCCGAAGAGAGTGCCCCCGCCACTGGAGGTGCACCCCGACAACCTCCCAGAGGGGTTAGAGCCCCCTCTCATATCGCCGGCGTATCCCGTATGTCACGAAGGGGATGCTCTCACAGGCGACAGAGACTTCACCACCAGAATATCCAAACCGGCCGAGCCTCTGCTGACGGAGACAGACAGTCAACCTTCAGACAGCGTGGCGGAGATACAAGAACCCGATGTCACCTCTACCGGTGGAGATGTCGTCTTGGAGGAGAGTTTAGACAAGAGCAGCCAGAAAAATGAGACGGAGTCCGTCACTTCAAGTCAAACCCAGAAGACGGAGGAGGTCCTGAAAGCTAACGACTACAAGAaagtgagaaagaaaaaacattccGGAAACAAGAAAGGCCGCACGAAGCATTCGTTACCGCCGAAAGGTGCAATCAAGGGGAAGAAGGTAAGAGACGATACCGAGATGATCACAGACCTGTATCTCATCGGACCGGAATCTGTCATGAAGCTAGCGAACGGCGAAGACCGATATAAATGTCAGAAATGCGACAAGTTGTGCAAATACCCCGTAGGGCTCAAGATACACCTGAGAACCTACCACCATTATATAAACGTTCTCATCAGGGGCATCGCCAAGAAACCCTGGGCGAGGGGTATCGCcctaaagagagagaaagacaGACGACAGGAGGAAAATCCGCTCAACGACACCAAAGATGGATCGTGGAAGAGCGTGGATTGCTCCTTGGTTCAGTCGGCCCTGGAGAAACTGAAGGACATTCACGACGACGCGGAGAAGGCTGTTTTAGAACGAGTCATCTCGGAGGAGTCTCTCGGCGGTAGTAGGATGCCCGAAGAAAGTCTTTCCGTCTTCGGCGAGAGCTTTCGATGCGACCGAAGCAAAGTGGAGGGTCTGCAGAGTTGCGACGGGAGATTGAACGAGATGCCAGAGACAGTTCAGACTGACAGTTCTGTCGTAGCAGCGGATGCTACAGAATGTGGCACAGAAAGAGAGACAGTGTCTGTGCGATTGAAAGATGAGAATGCAACTCTTGGGTTAAAAACAGAATCTGAAATTAATACACCTATCGAACACTTCGGGCACGTGGGGACAAACGTCTGTGACGACAAAAAGGTTGAATTGTTATTGAGTACAACTCTGGACGACTCTAGAACAGAGAAAGTGGCTAACACGACGCCGCAGAAGAAGAACGCTCTGCAGGTGAAGCAGCAAAAATCGCCGGGCGGCATATTCCCCAAGAAATTCCTATGTGATCTCTGTCATCAAGCCTTTGCATACAAGGTCTGGAGGGACAGGCATCTACGCATGCACTCGGAAAGCAGCAGCGGCCATGGCTGCGATGTCTGCAGTCTGAAGTTTTTCAGTAAAAAAGATCTCATCATTCATCTCAAAAGCGAGCATGGGATCAACCACAAATCATCGTCAGCAAAGAAGGAGAAGTTGCCCAAGAAAGTTGGTGGCAAGAAGGAGAAGGGTAAAGATAAGTTTGACAACAGTCTCGGTCCGACCAGCCTCCTCCGGACTGTCGGAGACAAAGGGAAAGGGAGCATGAAACTGGAGAAGCTGGTGCAAAGCTTACAGAAGATTCAGAACAAGGAACAGAGCGACAAAGATGGCATCAGAGCtctccagaaaaaaaagaaacgagGAAGGACCTGCTTGACGAAGGGGTACCTCTGTCGGCTGTGTGGGTCTGCTTTCTCTAATCCCTCCAACAGGTCCCGGCATATGAGAGTCCAGCACGGCCTGTCGGCGAGGAAGAGAGCAGTCGAGAGCAGGATGAAGGAGAAGAGGCAGGACATCGTGATGTTGGAAGACGATGCATTGAATAAAAAAGGTGAGGGAAAACGACCTGTGGAGATCAGCGACATCAGTGAACAACGACCCATCCCCTCTGTCGTAAAGAGGAAACATTCCTCCTCGTCTGCAAATGCGAAAAGTTCCGCATCCCATCCGCTCAAAGAGTCTCCTTCCTCGAAGAAAGCTTCACCTCTGAAAGGCTTCTGTCCTGCAGATTATGGCTTTTGGAATAAGGTCCCCAAGACAAAGGTCAAAGAGAATAAAGTCATCGCGCATCAGAGGAACCGATCCAAGAGGAAGTCGCTGTTTCCTTTCGACCCCATGGAATATCAAGAGTTTCCGAGAACTCCGGACATTTCTTGTCCCTGGAATAAAGCCAGCGAGCCAGCTCCCTTCGTCCCCAAGCAGAAAGATGTCCCACCTATCAGGTTACACCTCTTGCAGTTGGAAGAGAATAAGCTGGCAGCCGTTCACCATGCATACAATGTCGATACGGATGCAATGGACCTGCGTGTTAAAGGTACCAAGCTCTCCAAGTCCAGTGTACAGTACTTCCAACCACTGGATCTCACTCACCCACCACCTGCGGAGGTGCCCCAGGACGAGGGCTGCGATGCCAATCCGTACATTCACAATCTCCTAAGTGATAGCAAGGACCCCCTGGAAAATTTGCCCATGCAGTCAGCGACCCAGTGGAAACGGACCAAGGCGGTTCGTCCGAGGGTGAAGATAACCTCCAAGATGTCTTCCAAGAAATCTCTAAAGAACACGCCTTTCATAAACCCAGTGCAATGGCATTTCACCTGTAACATTTGCAACTTAAACTTTGTGAGCATCCGGGAACTGAGTCAGCACGTGGTAGCCCACGCAGAGGATTTCCCGTACAAGTGTGAATTCTGTATGCACGTCTTCACGTCGAGCGACGAACTTTGGGACCATAAGGAGTCCAAACACAGCGTCAAGAAAATGTACGTTTGCTCCCTCTGCAAGCAAGAGTTTGCCTACTTTTCTAATCTCGAGAAACATCAGAGGGAGTCGCACACGGGAGTGGAGTGCACCTTCAACGAAAACCTCTGCAACGACGTCCGCCCTCAGAACTTTACGGATCCGACCAAAGCCTTCAATCTGCGGGCCTGCCCTCTGCAGGTGACCCCGAGGGTGTCCTTCCTCAGGGAGGAGATCAGCAAACTGTCTCCGCTGAAGCTTCGAAATTCCGCTCAGGCCAAGGACAAATTGGTGATTCTGCCAAAGAAAGCGACCCCGGAGAAGGGAATGCTCTTCAACCCCCAAAGGAATCATCCTTTCGAGCAGCGGAGGAAGATTGGCTTCCTGAGCATGCTCTCCGACCCGCGCAACCAGAAGCagttggggtcaaaggtcaataacGTCTGCACCAAGTGCCTTTTGGAATTCAAGGACACGTCGGCATTCCACGTTCACATCATGGAATGTGCGAACATCAAGGAAGATGCGTCAAATTCCGCTAACGGAAACGACGAACGGGAGAGTAGTCTAGTGCAAAAGAAAATCAGTAAGGAACATAGAAGGATTCCAAAAACTGTGATACTGAACCTTAAGAATGCCACAATGTTGAAGAGGAAGGGGCGGAAGCGGGCGCGGCCCGGATCGATCATCTATGACCCGCAGAAATACGCCCGGGTCAAATCCACCAGCGCCTTTGACGACATACACGCCTGTGCAGGCTGCGGCAAGAAGTTTTATTTCATCAACAAACTCGAGAGGCACATGAAAATGTGCCCGAACCGGGAGAAGATCGTCAACGCCAACAAGACCAACGTGGCCCTCGCTCTCCGGAAGCGCCCGCGTCTGAATACCATGCAACACAAATGTACGAACTGTGACAAACATTTTACATACCTCGGTAGCTTAGAGAAACATCTCTTAATGTGTACCAGCTACAACGCCGTACCGTTGACGGCTTCACCGCCGACCGATACGTTGTCGTCATCCGGTAACGCAGACTATGCAACCAATCACGAAAGTCTTCCCAAGCCTCTGTCTCTGGTCGATGTGGTGACCCAAGCGGACTCCGGGCAGAGCTCCACAGCGAGGCAGCAGCGAAAACGTGTGGCCCCGTATTGGAGGCTCGCCGAAAACTCGTTGTAG
- the LOC139975747 gene encoding uncharacterized protein isoform X1 — protein sequence MEVVPDGMNLPNELEFGDSLQEPDKIGVFSRKQVNRGRLYGPFKGERKRCSEVINDTYSWQIIGPKGRRLFCVDASDASKGNWMRFVKTAPGKDLHNLHPVQHKKKIYYKVIKTIAIGTELLCWYEGATEPSDENISEESDLLPMPILEKMDFSENAAYKAPKRVPPPLEVHPDNLPEGLEPPLISPAYPVCHEGDALTGDRDFTTRISKPAEPLLTETDSQPSDSVAEIQEPDVTSTGGDVVLEESLDKSSQKNETESVTSSQTQKTEEVLKANDYKKVRKKKHSGNKKGRTKHSLPPKGAIKGKKVRDDTEMITDLYLIGPESVMKLANGEDRYKCQKCDKLCKYPVGLKIHLRTYHHYINVLIRGIAKKPWARGIALKREKDRRQEENPLNDTKDGSWKSVDCSLVQSALEKLKDIHDDAEKAVLERVISEESLGGSRMPEESLSVFGESFRCDRSKVEGLQSCDGRLNEMPETVQTDSSVVAADATECGTERETVSVRLKDENATLGLKTESEINTPIEHFGHVGTNVCDDKKVELLLSTTLDDSRTEKVANTTPQKKNALQVKQQKSPGGIFPKKFLCDLCHQAFAYKVWRDRHLRMHSESSSGHGCDVCSLKFFSKKDLIIHLKSEHGINHKSSSAKKEKLPKKVGGKKEKGKDKFDNSLGPTSLLRTVGDKGKGSMKLEKLVQSLQKIQNKEQSDKDGIRALQKKKKRGRTCLTKGYLCRLCGSAFSNPSNRSRHMRVQHGLSARKRAVESRMKEKRQDIVMLEDDALNKKGEGKRPVEISDISEQRPIPSVVKRKHSSSSANAKSSASHPLKESPSSKKASPLKGFCPADYGFWNKVPKTKVKENKVIAHQRNRSKRKSLFPFDPMEYQEFPRTPDISCPWNKASEPAPFVPKQKDVPPIRLHLLQLEENKLAAVHHAYNVDTDAMDLRVKGTKLSKSSVQYFQPLDLTHPPPAEVPQDEGCDANPYIHNLLSDSKDPLENLPMQSATQWKRTKAVRPRVKITSKMSSKKSLKNTPFINPVQWHFTCNICNLNFVSIRELSQHVVAHAEDFPYKCEFCMHVFTSSDELWDHKESKHSVKKMYVCSLCKQEFAYFSNLEKHQRESHTGVECTFNENLCNDVRPQNFTDPTKAFNLRACPLQVTPRVSFLREEISKLSPLKLRNSAQAKDKLVILPKKATPEKGMLFNPQRNHPFEQRRKIGFLSMLSDPRNQKQLGSKVNNVCTKCLLEFKDTSAFHVHIMECANIKEDASNSANGNDERESSLVQKKISKEHRRIPKTVILNLKNATMLKRKGRKRARPGSIIYDPQKYARVKSTSAFDDIHACAGCGKKFYFINKLERHMKMCPNREKIVNANKTNVALALRKRPRLNTMQHKCTNCDKHFTYLGSLEKHLLMCTSYNAVPLTASPPTDTLSSSGNADYATNHESLPKPLSLVDVVTQADSGQSSTARQQRKRVAPYWRLAENSL from the exons ATGGAAGTTGTCCCAGATGGAATGAACTTACCCAATGAGCTAGAATTTGGAGATTCACTACAGGAACCAGATAAAATTG GTGTATTTAGTAGGAAACAAGTCAACAGAGGCAGGTTGTATGGACCTTTCAAGGGGGAACGAAAAAGGTGCAGTGAAGTTATAAACGACACTTACTCCTGGCAG ATTATTGGTCCAAAAGGTCGCAGATTATTTTGCGTAGACGCTAGCGACGCATCGAAAGGGAATTGGATGCGATTTGTGAAAACTGCACCAGGGAAGGATCTCCACAACTTACACCCGGTCCAGCATAAGAAAAAAATTTACTACAAAGTAATCAAA ACTATTGCCATTGGAACAGAACTGTTGTGCTGGTATGAAGGAGCAACAGAGCCCAGTGATGAGAACATTTCTGAAG AATCTGATTTGCTCCCAATGCCGATTTTAGAGAAGATGGATTTCTCGGAGAACGCTGCTTACAAGGCTCCGAAGAGAGTGCCCCCGCCACTGGAGGTGCACCCCGACAACCTCCCAGAGGGGTTAGAGCCCCCTCTCATATCGCCGGCGTATCCCGTATGTCACGAAGGGGATGCTCTCACAGGCGACAGAGACTTCACCACCAGAATATCCAAACCGGCCGAGCCTCTGCTGACGGAGACAGACAGTCAACCTTCAGACAGCGTGGCGGAGATACAAGAACCCGATGTCACCTCTACCGGTGGAGATGTCGTCTTGGAGGAGAGTTTAGACAAGAGCAGCCAGAAAAATGAGACGGAGTCCGTCACTTCAAGTCAAACCCAGAAGACGGAGGAGGTCCTGAAAGCTAACGACTACAAGAaagtgagaaagaaaaaacattccGGAAACAAGAAAGGCCGCACGAAGCATTCGTTACCGCCGAAAGGTGCAATCAAGGGGAAGAAGGTAAGAGACGATACCGAGATGATCACAGACCTGTATCTCATCGGACCGGAATCTGTCATGAAGCTAGCGAACGGCGAAGACCGATATAAATGTCAGAAATGCGACAAGTTGTGCAAATACCCCGTAGGGCTCAAGATACACCTGAGAACCTACCACCATTATATAAACGTTCTCATCAGGGGCATCGCCAAGAAACCCTGGGCGAGGGGTATCGCcctaaagagagagaaagacaGACGACAGGAGGAAAATCCGCTCAACGACACCAAAGATGGATCGTGGAAGAGCGTGGATTGCTCCTTGGTTCAGTCGGCCCTGGAGAAACTGAAGGACATTCACGACGACGCGGAGAAGGCTGTTTTAGAACGAGTCATCTCGGAGGAGTCTCTCGGCGGTAGTAGGATGCCCGAAGAAAGTCTTTCCGTCTTCGGCGAGAGCTTTCGATGCGACCGAAGCAAAGTGGAGGGTCTGCAGAGTTGCGACGGGAGATTGAACGAGATGCCAGAGACAGTTCAGACTGACAGTTCTGTCGTAGCAGCGGATGCTACAGAATGTGGCACAGAAAGAGAGACAGTGTCTGTGCGATTGAAAGATGAGAATGCAACTCTTGGGTTAAAAACAGAATCTGAAATTAATACACCTATCGAACACTTCGGGCACGTGGGGACAAACGTCTGTGACGACAAAAAGGTTGAATTGTTATTGAGTACAACTCTGGACGACTCTAGAACAGAGAAAGTGGCTAACACGACGCCGCAGAAGAAGAACGCTCTGCAGGTGAAGCAGCAAAAATCGCCGGGCGGCATATTCCCCAAGAAATTCCTATGTGATCTCTGTCATCAAGCCTTTGCATACAAGGTCTGGAGGGACAGGCATCTACGCATGCACTCGGAAAGCAGCAGCGGCCATGGCTGCGATGTCTGCAGTCTGAAGTTTTTCAGTAAAAAAGATCTCATCATTCATCTCAAAAGCGAGCATGGGATCAACCACAAATCATCGTCAGCAAAGAAGGAGAAGTTGCCCAAGAAAGTTGGTGGCAAGAAGGAGAAGGGTAAAGATAAGTTTGACAACAGTCTCGGTCCGACCAGCCTCCTCCGGACTGTCGGAGACAAAGGGAAAGGGAGCATGAAACTGGAGAAGCTGGTGCAAAGCTTACAGAAGATTCAGAACAAGGAACAGAGCGACAAAGATGGCATCAGAGCtctccagaaaaaaaagaaacgagGAAGGACCTGCTTGACGAAGGGGTACCTCTGTCGGCTGTGTGGGTCTGCTTTCTCTAATCCCTCCAACAGGTCCCGGCATATGAGAGTCCAGCACGGCCTGTCGGCGAGGAAGAGAGCAGTCGAGAGCAGGATGAAGGAGAAGAGGCAGGACATCGTGATGTTGGAAGACGATGCATTGAATAAAAAAGGTGAGGGAAAACGACCTGTGGAGATCAGCGACATCAGTGAACAACGACCCATCCCCTCTGTCGTAAAGAGGAAACATTCCTCCTCGTCTGCAAATGCGAAAAGTTCCGCATCCCATCCGCTCAAAGAGTCTCCTTCCTCGAAGAAAGCTTCACCTCTGAAAGGCTTCTGTCCTGCAGATTATGGCTTTTGGAATAAGGTCCCCAAGACAAAGGTCAAAGAGAATAAAGTCATCGCGCATCAGAGGAACCGATCCAAGAGGAAGTCGCTGTTTCCTTTCGACCCCATGGAATATCAAGAGTTTCCGAGAACTCCGGACATTTCTTGTCCCTGGAATAAAGCCAGCGAGCCAGCTCCCTTCGTCCCCAAGCAGAAAGATGTCCCACCTATCAGGTTACACCTCTTGCAGTTGGAAGAGAATAAGCTGGCAGCCGTTCACCATGCATACAATGTCGATACGGATGCAATGGACCTGCGTGTTAAAGGTACCAAGCTCTCCAAGTCCAGTGTACAGTACTTCCAACCACTGGATCTCACTCACCCACCACCTGCGGAGGTGCCCCAGGACGAGGGCTGCGATGCCAATCCGTACATTCACAATCTCCTAAGTGATAGCAAGGACCCCCTGGAAAATTTGCCCATGCAGTCAGCGACCCAGTGGAAACGGACCAAGGCGGTTCGTCCGAGGGTGAAGATAACCTCCAAGATGTCTTCCAAGAAATCTCTAAAGAACACGCCTTTCATAAACCCAGTGCAATGGCATTTCACCTGTAACATTTGCAACTTAAACTTTGTGAGCATCCGGGAACTGAGTCAGCACGTGGTAGCCCACGCAGAGGATTTCCCGTACAAGTGTGAATTCTGTATGCACGTCTTCACGTCGAGCGACGAACTTTGGGACCATAAGGAGTCCAAACACAGCGTCAAGAAAATGTACGTTTGCTCCCTCTGCAAGCAAGAGTTTGCCTACTTTTCTAATCTCGAGAAACATCAGAGGGAGTCGCACACGGGAGTGGAGTGCACCTTCAACGAAAACCTCTGCAACGACGTCCGCCCTCAGAACTTTACGGATCCGACCAAAGCCTTCAATCTGCGGGCCTGCCCTCTGCAGGTGACCCCGAGGGTGTCCTTCCTCAGGGAGGAGATCAGCAAACTGTCTCCGCTGAAGCTTCGAAATTCCGCTCAGGCCAAGGACAAATTGGTGATTCTGCCAAAGAAAGCGACCCCGGAGAAGGGAATGCTCTTCAACCCCCAAAGGAATCATCCTTTCGAGCAGCGGAGGAAGATTGGCTTCCTGAGCATGCTCTCCGACCCGCGCAACCAGAAGCagttggggtcaaaggtcaataacGTCTGCACCAAGTGCCTTTTGGAATTCAAGGACACGTCGGCATTCCACGTTCACATCATGGAATGTGCGAACATCAAGGAAGATGCGTCAAATTCCGCTAACGGAAACGACGAACGGGAGAGTAGTCTAGTGCAAAAGAAAATCAGTAAGGAACATAGAAGGATTCCAAAAACTGTGATACTGAACCTTAAGAATGCCACAATGTTGAAGAGGAAGGGGCGGAAGCGGGCGCGGCCCGGATCGATCATCTATGACCCGCAGAAATACGCCCGGGTCAAATCCACCAGCGCCTTTGACGACATACACGCCTGTGCAGGCTGCGGCAAGAAGTTTTATTTCATCAACAAACTCGAGAGGCACATGAAAATGTGCCCGAACCGGGAGAAGATCGTCAACGCCAACAAGACCAACGTGGCCCTCGCTCTCCGGAAGCGCCCGCGTCTGAATACCATGCAACACAAATGTACGAACTGTGACAAACATTTTACATACCTCGGTAGCTTAGAGAAACATCTCTTAATGTGTACCAGCTACAACGCCGTACCGTTGACGGCTTCACCGCCGACCGATACGTTGTCGTCATCCGGTAACGCAGACTATGCAACCAATCACGAAAGTCTTCCCAAGCCTCTGTCTCTGGTCGATGTGGTGACCCAAGCGGACTCCGGGCAGAGCTCCACAGCGAGGCAGCAGCGAAAACGTGTGGCCCCGTATTGGAGGCTCGCCGAAAACTCGTTGTAG